One genomic segment of Balaenoptera musculus isolate JJ_BM4_2016_0621 chromosome 11, mBalMus1.pri.v3, whole genome shotgun sequence includes these proteins:
- the SLC25A27 gene encoding mitochondrial uncoupling protein 4 isoform X3, translating to MSTPEDEERLSPLAQRWPRASKFLLSGCAAIVAELATFPLDLTKTRLQIQGEAALARLGDGARESAPYRGMVRTALGIVQEEGFLKLWQGVTPAIYRHIVYSGGRMVTYEHLREVVFGKSEDKHYPLWKSVIGGMMAGVVGQFLANPTDLVKVQMQMEGKRKLEGKPLRFRGVHHAFAKILAEGGIRGLWAGWVPNIQRAALVNMGDLTTYDTVKHYLVLNTPLEDNIMTHGLSSFCSGLVASILGTPADVIKSRIMNQPRDKQGRGLLYKSSTDCLIQAVQGEGFMSLYKGFLPSWLRMRSVQCDGRR from the exons ATGTCGACTCCGGAGGATGAGGAGAGGCTCTCGCCGCTCGCCCAGAGATGGCCCCGCGCGAGCAAGTTCCTCCTGTCGGGCTGCGCGGCCATCGTGGCCGAGCTAG CAACCTTTCCCCTCGATCTCACAAAAACTCGACTCCAAATACAAGGAGAAGCTGCCCTTGCTCGGTTGGGAGACGGTGCAAGAGAGTCTGCTCCCTATAGGGGCATGGTGCGCACGGCCCTGGGGATTGTCCAAGAAGAAGGCTTTCTAAAGCTCTGGCAAGGAGTGACACCTGCCATTTACAGACACATAG TGTACTCTGGAGGTCGAATGGTCACTTACGAACATCTCCGTGAAGTTGTGTTTGGCAAAAGTGAAGATAAGCATTATCCCCTTTG gaaatcaGTGATTGGAGGGATGATGGCTGGTGTTGTTGGCCAATTTTTAGCCAACCCAACTGACCTAGTGAAGGTTCAGATGcaaatggaaggaaaaaggaaacttgAAGGAAAACCATTGCG atttCGTGGTGTGCATCATGCATTTGCAAAAATCTTAGCTGAAGGAGGAATACGTGGGCTTTGGGCAGGCTGGGTACCCAATATACAAAGAGCAGCGCTGGTGAATATGGGAG ATTTAACCACTTACGATACAGTGAAACACTACTTGGTTTTGAATACACCACTGGAGGACAATATCATGACTCATGGCTTATCAAG TTTTTGTTCTGGACTGGTAGCTTCTATTCTGGGAACACCCGCTGATGTCATCAAAAGCCGAATAATGAATCAACCGCGAGATAAACAAGGAAG ggGCCTTCTGTATAAATCATCAACTGACTGCTTGATTCAGGCTGTTCAAGGAGAAGGATTCATGAGTCTCTATAAAGGCTTTTTACCCTCTTGGCTGCGAATG AGGAGCGTACAATGTGATGGGAGAAGATAG
- the SLC25A27 gene encoding mitochondrial uncoupling protein 4 isoform X2: MSTPEDEERLSPLAQRWPRASKFLLSGCAAIVAELATFPLDLTKTRLQIQGEAALARLGDGARESAPYRGMVRTALGIVQEEGFLKLWQGVTPAIYRHIVYSGGRMVTYEHLREVVFGKSEDKHYPLWKSVIGGMMAGVVGQFLANPTDLVKVQMQMEGKRKLEGKPLRFRGVHHAFAKILAEGGIRGLWAGWVPNIQRAALVNMGDLTTYDTVKHYLVLNTPLEDNIMTHGLSSFCSGLVASILGTPADVIKSRIMNQPRDKQGRGLLYKSSTDCLIQAVQGEGFMSLYKGFLPSWLRMTPWSLVFWLTYEKIREMSGVSPF, translated from the exons ATGTCGACTCCGGAGGATGAGGAGAGGCTCTCGCCGCTCGCCCAGAGATGGCCCCGCGCGAGCAAGTTCCTCCTGTCGGGCTGCGCGGCCATCGTGGCCGAGCTAG CAACCTTTCCCCTCGATCTCACAAAAACTCGACTCCAAATACAAGGAGAAGCTGCCCTTGCTCGGTTGGGAGACGGTGCAAGAGAGTCTGCTCCCTATAGGGGCATGGTGCGCACGGCCCTGGGGATTGTCCAAGAAGAAGGCTTTCTAAAGCTCTGGCAAGGAGTGACACCTGCCATTTACAGACACATAG TGTACTCTGGAGGTCGAATGGTCACTTACGAACATCTCCGTGAAGTTGTGTTTGGCAAAAGTGAAGATAAGCATTATCCCCTTTG gaaatcaGTGATTGGAGGGATGATGGCTGGTGTTGTTGGCCAATTTTTAGCCAACCCAACTGACCTAGTGAAGGTTCAGATGcaaatggaaggaaaaaggaaacttgAAGGAAAACCATTGCG atttCGTGGTGTGCATCATGCATTTGCAAAAATCTTAGCTGAAGGAGGAATACGTGGGCTTTGGGCAGGCTGGGTACCCAATATACAAAGAGCAGCGCTGGTGAATATGGGAG ATTTAACCACTTACGATACAGTGAAACACTACTTGGTTTTGAATACACCACTGGAGGACAATATCATGACTCATGGCTTATCAAG TTTTTGTTCTGGACTGGTAGCTTCTATTCTGGGAACACCCGCTGATGTCATCAAAAGCCGAATAATGAATCAACCGCGAGATAAACAAGGAAG ggGCCTTCTGTATAAATCATCAACTGACTGCTTGATTCAGGCTGTTCAAGGAGAAGGATTCATGAGTCTCTATAAAGGCTTTTTACCCTCTTGGCTGCGAATG
- the SLC25A27 gene encoding mitochondrial uncoupling protein 4 isoform X1: MSTPEDEERLSPLAQRWPRASKFLLSGCAAIVAELATFPLDLTKTRLQIQGEAALARLGDGARESAPYRGMVRTALGIVQEEGFLKLWQGVTPAIYRHIVYSGGRMVTYEHLREVVFGKSEDKHYPLWKSVIGGMMAGVVGQFLANPTDLVKVQMQMEGKRKLEGKPLRFRGVHHAFAKILAEGGIRGLWAGWVPNIQRAALVNMGDLTTYDTVKHYLVLNTPLEDNIMTHGLSSFCSGLVASILGTPADVIKSRIMNQPRDKQGRGLLYKSSTDCLIQAVQGEGFMSLYKGFLPSWLRMQSDWITQGHPMRPSTAFSKEESNPDHLP, from the exons ATGTCGACTCCGGAGGATGAGGAGAGGCTCTCGCCGCTCGCCCAGAGATGGCCCCGCGCGAGCAAGTTCCTCCTGTCGGGCTGCGCGGCCATCGTGGCCGAGCTAG CAACCTTTCCCCTCGATCTCACAAAAACTCGACTCCAAATACAAGGAGAAGCTGCCCTTGCTCGGTTGGGAGACGGTGCAAGAGAGTCTGCTCCCTATAGGGGCATGGTGCGCACGGCCCTGGGGATTGTCCAAGAAGAAGGCTTTCTAAAGCTCTGGCAAGGAGTGACACCTGCCATTTACAGACACATAG TGTACTCTGGAGGTCGAATGGTCACTTACGAACATCTCCGTGAAGTTGTGTTTGGCAAAAGTGAAGATAAGCATTATCCCCTTTG gaaatcaGTGATTGGAGGGATGATGGCTGGTGTTGTTGGCCAATTTTTAGCCAACCCAACTGACCTAGTGAAGGTTCAGATGcaaatggaaggaaaaaggaaacttgAAGGAAAACCATTGCG atttCGTGGTGTGCATCATGCATTTGCAAAAATCTTAGCTGAAGGAGGAATACGTGGGCTTTGGGCAGGCTGGGTACCCAATATACAAAGAGCAGCGCTGGTGAATATGGGAG ATTTAACCACTTACGATACAGTGAAACACTACTTGGTTTTGAATACACCACTGGAGGACAATATCATGACTCATGGCTTATCAAG TTTTTGTTCTGGACTGGTAGCTTCTATTCTGGGAACACCCGCTGATGTCATCAAAAGCCGAATAATGAATCAACCGCGAGATAAACAAGGAAG ggGCCTTCTGTATAAATCATCAACTGACTGCTTGATTCAGGCTGTTCAAGGAGAAGGATTCATGAGTCTCTATAAAGGCTTTTTACCCTCTTGGCTGCGAATG